DNA sequence from the Fibrobacter sp. UWB11 genome:
CTTTCATGGTTTCCTCCTAACACAAACAGCATCTCGACTTGTAAGTCCGTGCCGTTTACAAAACCAAATATAAATCATAAATTTCAAAAAGTCAATAGTTTTATCATAAATTTTTAGCGTTTTTAGTAAAATTTAAGCAATTTTTAATAGACATCAAAATTTTAGCATATTTAGATAATACAAATAAAGTATCAATTCAGAATATAAAAAGAAGGCGGGCCGAAGCCCGTCTTCCCTTTTCCTCCTAACCCTCACACGAGGGATTTATGACATTTTCGTCTGACGTACTCCCCATCATTTCCATATTATCCTCCTAATAAACAATGGTTTTTCGTTCTAAGAATTTTATTTCTTTATACAGCGCACAAAAGCCGAATAATAGTTATCTCCAGGCGTAAAGAACGTCGGTTCGTGGCCATCAGAATACCCCAGCTTGTTTAATGGCAAGCCCTCATTTTCCCTAAAGAACCCGATACTATATACCGCAGCATCAGCGACAAGGAATCGAACCCACCAGGAATTGTCTATAGAAATCCAACCGAGCTCTTCATTTATATACATATCGGTGACAACTTTTTCCATTCCAAAACCAGTTGCATAATCATCATAAAGGACTACCCCCGATTCAAGAGGTTCAACACCATACGCATCACCCATAATATGCAACAATTTTCTCCAATCATCCGCCGTGGGGATCCGCCATCCATCAGGGCATACACCTTGATAGTCATCCTTGTTTTTATCCGACATATATTCAACATAACCATACGACCAATCAAGCGACGGTAGCATTTTATCGCCATACAAAGAATCACAAGTCGTTTTCACTTTTGCTAGGCATTCATAATCATTCTTGTCGCACTCTAGATATTTTTCATCTACGCATTTTTTCTCTGCTTCATAATCGCCAGGAATCTCGCGAGACCAAGTATACAAGGTATCACAATGATCTTTAATTTGGTTCTGCAAATTCATGCAATCATAATCTTCATCCGGGCACTCTTTCACTTTGGCATCATAACATTGCTGTTCCAAGAACAACGTATCGCCATTTGCTTCAACAGAATATATCCTAAAATCATTTTCACCGATATTCATCGCGCCAATCCACGAATAATAACGGCCATACAATTTACACTCTGGATCATAAGCCTTGCATAGCGAATGTCCCGGCAAATTAACTTTCAACGCACTATCCGCAGTCAATGATGTATCCGAAAAATTCAAATTCTCGGCCATCCACGTTTGCGAAACACCTCCAACATCATACGTAACCGTATTATAAATTTTGCCATCGCGCGGGTCTGTCATCGTTCCTTTCGTATAATCCATCTTTTTAAAACCTATAGTCCATTTTCCAGAACGGCATACAATCGAAACAGGAGTGCCATCATAATCATCTAAATACTGAACTTCATTTTCGCGCGATTCCGTACAACGTCCATAGCCCTTTTCTTTTG
Encoded proteins:
- a CDS encoding FISUMP domain-containing protein, coding for MFNSKVYTPFICKWIMLFALMLAACSSDDGTVRPLASQGGTEEETAYVLSGRIGDDVPKMLREKKADSISGEALIAQPGAIVVVFELDSVTLAKTGRSFTSPIKSEEGLFAFEEIALQSPYVLIENQRSFNSSTCLMCKNRVDWDSVFTDGSNVVYMEVVRAIVDLRKIKKISVNTLTSMKVPLWQKYVAEGMNVAAASDKAESEVLENFGVYENLGAFEEAADENSDLPFLEEIAGDSRPYSAFKIFLDLNKFYDKLLFNSPELISGRGSTVERLYMNTIKMGYYRVGYFAKEKGYGRCTESRENEVQYLDDYDGTPVSIVCRSGKWTIGFKKMDYTKGTMTDPRDGKIYNTVTYDVGGVSQTWMAENLNFSDTSLTADSALKVNLPGHSLCKAYDPECKLYGRYYSWIGAMNIGENDFRIYSVEANGDTLFLEQQCYDAKVKECPDEDYDCMNLQNQIKDHCDTLYTWSREIPGDYEAEKKCVDEKYLECDKNDYECLAKVKTTCDSLYGDKMLPSLDWSYGYVEYMSDKNKDDYQGVCPDGWRIPTADDWRKLLHIMGDAYGVEPLESGVVLYDDYATGFGMEKVVTDMYINEELGWISIDNSWWVRFLVADAAVYSIGFFRENEGLPLNKLGYSDGHEPTFFTPGDNYYSAFVRCIKK